CAGATGCCTGTGCAGTGAGGATCAGGCAGAAAACGGTGCTCTCTGAGGTCACCTGGACCTGAGCCGCTCAGAGCTTTGAAGGTGATCACCCACTGCACTTTGTTTTGCCTGGaggcatatcggcagccaatgcaactgtctAAGTACAGGCATGCTGTGATCTCTCCGGGGTGCCATGtgcttcttcccccctcccctctgcttctTGGGCTCAAAGCTGCCCCTCCCACAGCTGGTGCTGTGACATGCGTTGGCCTGCACGACCGGGCCACTAGCTCAGGGGTTCCATACCTTAGGTCCCCAGCTTTTGGCTCCTGTGGCTGGGGGCCGTGGGAGTTGCAAGCCCAGCACCCTCTGGGTGAGCCGAGGTTGGGAACGCCTGCTCTAGAGGCCTCCCTGGATTCTTGGCTGCCACCTCGCACAGCCGCCTGCAGGGCCCTTGGGGTTGGGCGTGGAGGCTGGCCCTGCCTCCATCCACCCACACGGCCGGGCTTCTCTACCTCCTCACTCATGGCCCCTCTGCGTGTAGCTCTGGATGGACATCTGGAAGTGTTCGTTGGTGTTGCGTTCGGGTCGGCAGAGGATGACGTAGGCCTTGGGGGCGAAGTAGTTCCCGAACATCCCACAGAGAGTGGTGAAGTGGGAGGCCATGATGATGGCCTGCAGGTATTTGCCGTGGTACATGCCCAAGACGGTGGAGtagaagaggaaggagaggaagtaGAGGAAGAGGCTGCCGGTGATGCACTTGGCCTCGTTGTAGCTGTTGGGCAGGTCCTTCCCAATGTAGCAGATGGCAAAGCAAAGGAGGCCCAGCAGGCCGTTGTAGAGCGGCCCAAATTCCAGGATCAGCGCACAGCTGCTCTGGCACTCGAGGACCACCAGGCCCTGAAAGGCGTAGTTCTTTTGGGGAACGGACAGGCCGCCGTGGCTCAGGTAGAGGAGGAGGATCAGACCTTGCAGAGCGACGACGGTGCCGATGAGCCAGAGAGGCCCATGGCGCGCCCTCCAGGCCTCGTACAGGCGGGGCACCTTGGAGGCCCACTTGAAGACGATGACGATCTGCACCGAGCGGGCCAACATGCAGGAGAGGCAGATGGTGAGGCTGAGGTTGTACATAGGGTATCTCAGCGGGCAGGAGAGTCTGTTGGGGGCCCCGAAGTAGCAATAGAGGCTGAGGCTGGCACAGGCCAGGGAGGCCAGCATGGCGAAGCACAGCCAGCCCCCGGCCGACCTCACCACGGGCGTGTGCCGGTGCTGGGCAAAGACGGCCATGGTCccaagcagcagcaccagcaggagggtgatggccaccaggaggGCCAGAGAGATTTTGTCGCCCCACGGCAGGAACACGGCGACGCGGCTGAAGCAGGCCTCGCTCCTGGCCGGGGCCCACTGGTCTTCCCTGCACTCCTGACAGGCATAGACGTCTGTGGGGCGGAAGCAGGGGTCTCAGTCGAGGCGGAAACCGTGTGCCTTAAACTCCCCTGGCCAGAAGCTCTGCCCCACAGCAGGGAGGAACCTAATCTGTAGAAACCCTGCAGGCCTTGGCCATGCAGGAGCTGTGCCAGCACCACACACCATCTCAGGAGCTGGCTAAAAAAACCCAAGACTTGGGGCTtagagtatttattatttatatatgtgtttgacatatttatatcctgcccaaaacttacgtctctgactATCCATactgcagcagtgctgcaagAGCCTGGAGGGGGCCAAGTTCCCTTTTCAGGAGACAGGGTCACCATCTGGAGGGGCTTTTGGACCCAGCCATGCCCTGGGACAGGGCTTCCCAACTGTGGgttcagaagaacagccctgtgggatcaggtCCAAGCATCTCATTtcatatagtggcccaccagaatgcctctgggaagcccacaggcaagaggtatgtgtatgccccctctcctgctgctgttgctcccctgcaactggtattgagtgacatcctgcctctgaggctggagggggcccacagccaccagactagtagccactgatagacctgccctccatgaatctgtctaagtcccatttaaagccatctaaactaatggccatcaccacatcccatggcacagaattccatagattagctatgcactgtgagaaaaagcccttccttttgtcagtcctaatttcctggatttctgtttcatgggatgacccctggttctagtcaggtgagagagggagaaaaatttctctctgtccactctctctactccatgcataatcttataTATCTCTTTCAAGAATCCCCTCAGTtgtgtctttttttctaaatgaaaaagccccagatgctgtagcctagcctcataagcaaggagttccaggcccctgatcatcttggttgccctcttctgcaccttgtccagttctacaatgttcttcttaagatatggtgactagaactgtatgcaatactccaaatgtggccatactatagatttgcataagggcattaaatgttagcatttttattttcagtccccttcctaatgttccctagcatggaattggcctttttcacagagtcaacattttcaatgagctgtccaccatgaccccaagatctctctcctggttagtctcTGACAGAGCCCATCAGTATAtaagtgaagttgggttttttttgccccaatatgcatcactttacacttgcttacattgaaccacatttgccattttgtcgtccactcccccagttcggagagatccttttggagctcctcacaatctgttttggattccacgaccctgaatagtttagggtcacctgcaaatttggccaccttgctgcttacccaaacttctagatcatttatgaacaagttaaagagcagtaCAGTACAGatcataggaatatagaaagctgccaaatactgagtcagaccataggtccatctagctcagtattgtcttcacagactagcagcagcttctccatggttgcaggcaggaatctctctcaaccctctcttggagatgctgccagggaaggaacctggaacct
The genomic region above belongs to Hemicordylus capensis ecotype Gifberg chromosome 16, rHemCap1.1.pri, whole genome shotgun sequence and contains:
- the TAS1R1 gene encoding taste receptor type 1 member 1 isoform X2, whose amino-acid sequence is MGPSLPTLPWLLLLVLGQDVVQSQGPGLPSPLRLDGDHTIAGLFPIHRMRGYRKKTRPEVDVCESIPEPSLHGYHLVQAMRFAVEEINNASNLLPGLTLGYEIYDTCSLSSTIYATLSLLAQGKGRRHLAVAANYTSYLPTAVAVIGPDASENALTTAGLLGLFQVPELLKEVKQVKFSLSGREIHFDSFGDPLTGYDVVLWKWMGRAWSYSIIGSFDRNPDRLSINWERLLWHTEDNQVPVSVCSQECGVGEQKVRHGIHRCCFHCVACSAGTFLNKSNVYACQECREDQWAPARSEACFSRVAVFLPWGDKISLALLVAITLLLVLLLGTMAVFAQHRHTPVVRSAGGWLCFAMLASLACASLSLYCYFGAPNRLSCPLRYPMYNLSLTICLSCMLARSVQIVIVFKWASKVPRLYEAWRARHGPLWLIGTVVALQGLILLLYLSHGGLSVPQKNYAFQGLVVLECQSSCALILEFGPLYNGLLGLLCFAICYIGKDLPNSYNEAKCITGSLFLYFLSFLFYSTVLGMYHGKYLQAIIMASHFTTLCGMFGNYFAPKAYVILCRPERNTNEHFQMSIQSYTQRGHE